In Streptomyces nojiriensis, the sequence AGAGGAGCTTCTCGAAGCCCTCCTGGTCCACGAAGTCGCGGCGGACCGGGTCCTGGAGGTCGCTCTTCCAGTCGATCCGGACGGCGTTGGTGATGTGGTTCTTGTCGTACGCGGACGTGTCCTCGTCCACCTCGACGATGACGACATTGGCGTCGTTCAGGTGGGCCTCGACCCAGTCGGCGTCTACGAGGACGTCGCTGCGGCTCATGGTGTTCTCCTCCGGGGCAGTGTGCGGCGGGGCTGTGCTGGTAACGCGGTAACGCGTGCTGCGTGCCTGCGGGTGCGCTCGAGGTCCTGCGCGGGGAGGCGTCAGGGGATCAGGAGGCTGGTGCGGTCACGCGGGAAAGGCCGTGGGGCCGTCGTCCGGTCGATGGAGCGGATGCGCTCACAGTTCACATGGATCGACAGAGCATGGCGGCGACGCGACACAGGTCTACTGCCCGTCGCTTCGTGAGGTCCGCCTGCTGATGCTTCATAGCCATGGATCGTAGGGACGAATCAGCCGCCCTGTCACCGGCGTGTCATATAGCGAGACAGGATCGTCCGAATATTGGGATAAGAGGCCCCCGGGCGGCCGCCGCGCCGCCCCCGGGGCCTGCCGTACGGCCCGTCCTTCTGCGGATCGGACCGCACCGTCTCACGATCCGGCCACCACCACGTTCGTACCGCCCAGCGTGAGGTGCACACCGGCCTCGTCCGAGGTCAGGGACGAGAGCTGGAGCCCGGCCGGCAGGCCGCTGCCGAGATCGCGGTCGAAGTCGGTCCTCTTGCGGATCTCCTTCTCGACCACCGGAACGCCCCCGCCGGGCACCTCGTCGGCGCGCACGCGGACGATCTTCCGGCCCTTTCCGCCCGGTGCGTCCTCCAGGGTGACGGTCGACACCACGCTGTGCGTCAGCACCTTGCCGAGGACGTTCACGGACGCCGTGACCTTCACCTTGCCCGGCGCGCCGCCGTAGGAAAGGGTCGCGCCGGTCTGCGAGGCGGTCGTCAGGTCGGCGTACGTGATGAGGGCGCTGCCCTCGGCCCGGTCGGCGGTGCCGCCGCTGTAGTCACCGTTCAGCTTCACGCCCCGGAAGCTCGCGTCCAGCTCCGACAGCCGCGTCTTGCGGTCCTCGGCGGTGATCTCGACGCCCCGCAGCTTCAGGTCGACCCGGTCGAGGTCGCGGCTGAGCACCTGGGTCAGGAAGGGGAAGCCGTGGACCTCCACCTCCGAGGAACCGGCCAGGCCCTGCCGCGCCTGTATTCGGTCGGCCAGCCGGTTCTCGACGTAACTCGCGGCCCAGCGGTCCACCCCTACGAACAGGGCCCCCAGAACCACTCCGACGATCACAACGACACGCAGGAAACGCACGTTCCCTCCCCCTACTAATCGGTACGTGCGTTCTAGTTGACCATGCCCGTCGTCGGGCAGGGATCAGCTCACCACCCGGCCGATCAGGTACACGGCGGGGGCGGCCGCCGCGAGCGGCAGGGCCACACCGGCCGTCATGTGCACGAACTTCGACGGGTAGTCGTACGCCGCCACGCGCAGCCCGACCAGCGCGCACACCCCGGCGGCGAGGCCGATCAGCGCCCCGCCCGCACCGACCGGGGTCAGCCCGCCGACCGCGATACCGGCACCGGCGGCCGCGGCCAGCGAGACGCCGACCGAGGGGGCGGTGGGCAGCGGCAGCGCGCGGGCGAAGACGGCGACCGCGACGGCGGCCGCGCCGACCGTGGCGGCGGCGGAATCGGCCGCGAGATAGCCGGCGCAGATGATGGCGAGCGCGGCCGAGGCCACCGAGGCCATCAGCCCGTACATCCGCTCGTCGGGATCGGCGTGGCTGCGCAGCTGCAGGACGAGCGTGAGCAGCACCCAGGCGCCGAGGGTCCCGACGATCGCACCGGGTCCGTTGGTGGGGTCGACGGCGAGCACGGCCACGTCGGCGACGACGGCTCCGGCGAAGGCGAGGGCGATGCCCTGGCGGGCGGGCCACATGCCGTTGAGGCGGAACCAGCCGGCCGCCGTGAGGCCCTGCAGGGCGATCAGCGGCAGGAGCAGTGCGTACTGCCCGAGGGCGGCGGCCACGGCGAGCAGCAGCCCGAGGACGGCGGTGAGTATGGCCGACTGCGGACCGGGGTCGATGATCGGCGACCGGCCCTCGGCGCGCGCCTGGGCGGGGTCGACGGCGCGCAGGGTGTTGCCGGCCAGGGTGGGCGGGGACCAGGAGGTGATCTCCAGCGGCTCACCGGTGGCCCCGGCCGGTTCCTCGTC encodes:
- a CDS encoding Ms5788A family Cys-rich leader peptide — translated: MAMKHQQADLTKRRAVDLCRVAAMLCRSM
- a CDS encoding DUF2993 domain-containing protein, encoding MRFLRVVVIVGVVLGALFVGVDRWAASYVENRLADRIQARQGLAGSSEVEVHGFPFLTQVLSRDLDRVDLKLRGVEITAEDRKTRLSELDASFRGVKLNGDYSGGTADRAEGSALITYADLTTASQTGATLSYGGAPGKVKVTASVNVLGKVLTHSVVSTVTLEDAPGGKGRKIVRVRADEVPGGGVPVVEKEIRKRTDFDRDLGSGLPAGLQLSSLTSDEAGVHLTLGGTNVVVAGS